A genome region from Aurantiacibacter sp. MUD61 includes the following:
- a CDS encoding LytTR family DNA-binding domain-containing protein, with amino-acid sequence MNSSSPREEKPFVSRLLVDLATMVAIGVVLALIGPFGSFNDPLHLRLVVWIGFAVLGYILYAPIDTLAQRLAPKLQLPAWALRIAGVLIASLPMAIVVWMIQRGPDRWGWPGLETAMTHYIYVAMIGALITIVNTLIQRQAQASADPASVPPVTPSETETPAPARFLDRLPPELGTQLIALEMEDHYVRAHTALGSELVLLRMRDAVAELDGIEGEQVHRSWWVARGAVANVKRDGRNVRLVLDTGIEAPVSRANVTPLKDAGWF; translated from the coding sequence ATGAACAGCTCCTCACCACGCGAAGAGAAGCCTTTCGTCAGCCGCCTGCTGGTGGATCTGGCAACCATGGTAGCGATCGGTGTGGTGCTCGCGCTGATCGGCCCATTCGGCAGTTTCAACGATCCGCTGCACTTGAGGCTGGTTGTATGGATTGGCTTCGCGGTGCTGGGTTACATTTTGTATGCCCCTATCGACACGCTGGCCCAACGCCTCGCGCCAAAGCTCCAGCTGCCCGCGTGGGCGCTGCGCATTGCCGGTGTGCTGATTGCATCCTTGCCGATGGCGATAGTGGTCTGGATGATCCAGCGTGGACCGGACCGCTGGGGCTGGCCGGGTCTCGAAACTGCGATGACGCATTATATCTATGTGGCGATGATCGGCGCGCTTATCACGATAGTGAACACGCTGATCCAGAGACAGGCGCAGGCCTCTGCTGATCCAGCTTCGGTGCCCCCCGTCACTCCGTCGGAAACGGAAACGCCCGCGCCAGCACGCTTTCTCGATCGCCTGCCGCCAGAGCTCGGCACGCAGCTGATCGCGCTGGAGATGGAGGACCATTACGTCCGCGCCCACACTGCGCTGGGGAGCGAACTGGTGTTGCTGCGGATGCGCGATGCGGTGGCAGAGCTGGACGGAATCGAGGGCGAACAGGTCCATCGAAGCTGGTGGGTCGCGCGCGGTGCGGTGGCCAATGTAAAGCGCGATGGGCGCAATGTGCGGCTGGTGCTCGATACCGGCATCGAAGCCCCGGTCAGCCGCGCCAATGTCACGCCGCTGAAGGATGCAGGCTGGTTCTAG
- a CDS encoding Pr6Pr family membrane protein, translating to MASTHAQSTAARALAALIFIVALGSVTMQVGLNIRDGSSLADVLAAMSRFFTILTNVLVAGTFALIAAGRAISPRWLLCMTAAIAGVGIVYHAALARYLTHEGWEIVADQGVHTAAPILTVMWFAALMPKNAARWRDVPFVVIWPMLYCFYALARGSLTDDYVYFFIDANTLSVAEMTLNIAGLTVFFALLGAASVWLVKLRPARG from the coding sequence ATGGCTTCGACCCACGCCCAATCTACTGCGGCTCGCGCACTAGCGGCTCTCATCTTCATTGTAGCGCTGGGTAGCGTGACCATGCAGGTCGGGCTCAACATCCGCGACGGGTCGAGCCTTGCCGACGTGCTGGCCGCGATGAGCCGGTTCTTCACCATCCTGACCAATGTGCTGGTGGCAGGCACTTTTGCGCTGATCGCAGCAGGTAGGGCCATTTCGCCGCGCTGGCTGCTTTGCATGACCGCCGCCATCGCCGGTGTCGGCATCGTCTATCACGCGGCTCTCGCGCGATATCTCACGCATGAAGGGTGGGAAATCGTCGCCGACCAGGGCGTGCATACCGCCGCACCGATCCTGACGGTGATGTGGTTCGCCGCGCTGATGCCGAAAAATGCCGCACGTTGGCGCGATGTACCCTTCGTGGTGATCTGGCCGATGCTCTACTGCTTCTATGCGCTGGCACGCGGAAGCCTGACGGACGACTATGTCTATTTCTTCATCGATGCGAACACGCTGAGCGTGGCCGAGATGACGCTGAACATTGCTGGGCTGACGGTATTTTTCGCCCTGCTCGGTGCAGCAAGCGTGTGGCTCGTCAAACTTCGGCCCGCGCGGGGCTAG
- the katG gene encoding catalase/peroxidase HPI, whose amino-acid sequence MDAKTGSISGGCPFHGDGGTRDLLGRTNRDWWPDSLQLDILTQEGRSADPMGEDFDYAEAFNTVDYNALKADITALMTDSKDWWPADYGHYGPFFIRMAWHAAGTYRTGDGRGGSSSGQQRFAPLNSWPDNGNLDKARRLLWPIKQKYGKNISWADLFILTGNVAIESMGGPVFGFGGGRADVYEPETVYWGTEDQWVDEGVPTRINPDEGKALDNPLAAIQMGLIYVNPEGPGGDPHDPDGMARDMRETFARMAMNDEETVALTAGGHAFGKCHGAKPADTFGGAPESEVLALQGFGWLHDEEEIAKGNITTSGIEGPWTPNPTQWGGDYFRLLFKYEYELVKSPAGAYQWTPIDPEEADMAPDARDPNKKVPTIMTTADMALKRDPEYRKISERFLNNQAALDDAFARAWFKLCHRDLGPKSCYLGPEVPEEDLIWQDPTPAGSTPSDSDVSNFKSAVLDSGLTVSELVKAAWASASTFRNSDRRGGANGARVRLAPQKDWAANDPEELSKVLSKLDELRGSLSMADAIVLAGAAAIEKAAKDGGFEVSVEVTTGRGDAGEEHTDAESFEPLEPFADGFRNYLKTKASVKTEDMLVDKAHLLGLSIPEMTALVGGMRALGAVSHHAEHGDRIGVLTDRPGVLSNDFFTNLLSMDTKWTVVDESGDEEFVGRDRESGEEKYRATRTDLVFGSNSQLRAISEVFAENGGEKRFVDTFIRAWIKVMDADRFDIRYAKFSG is encoded by the coding sequence ATGGACGCTAAGACCGGTTCAATTTCAGGCGGATGCCCCTTCCACGGCGATGGCGGCACGCGCGATTTGCTCGGCCGTACCAATCGTGACTGGTGGCCCGACTCACTGCAACTCGACATCCTGACGCAGGAAGGCCGCAGCGCCGATCCGATGGGCGAAGATTTCGATTATGCCGAGGCGTTCAACACCGTCGATTACAACGCGCTGAAAGCAGACATCACCGCGTTGATGACGGACAGCAAGGATTGGTGGCCTGCCGACTATGGCCATTACGGCCCCTTCTTCATCCGCATGGCGTGGCACGCAGCCGGCACCTATCGCACCGGCGATGGTCGCGGTGGCTCGTCCTCCGGCCAGCAGCGTTTTGCTCCGCTCAACAGCTGGCCCGATAACGGCAACCTGGACAAGGCGCGCCGCCTGCTTTGGCCGATCAAGCAGAAGTACGGCAAGAATATCAGCTGGGCCGACCTCTTCATCCTGACCGGTAACGTCGCCATCGAAAGCATGGGCGGACCGGTCTTCGGATTCGGCGGTGGACGCGCAGACGTCTACGAACCCGAAACCGTATATTGGGGCACCGAAGACCAGTGGGTCGACGAAGGCGTGCCGACGCGCATCAATCCCGATGAAGGCAAGGCGCTCGACAACCCGCTCGCTGCGATCCAGATGGGCCTCATCTATGTGAACCCGGAAGGCCCAGGCGGCGATCCGCACGACCCTGACGGCATGGCCCGCGACATGCGCGAAACCTTCGCCCGCATGGCCATGAATGACGAGGAAACCGTTGCCCTGACCGCTGGCGGCCACGCTTTCGGCAAGTGCCACGGCGCAAAGCCTGCCGATACGTTCGGCGGCGCTCCGGAAAGCGAAGTGCTCGCGCTGCAGGGCTTTGGCTGGCTGCATGACGAGGAAGAAATTGCCAAGGGCAATATCACCACCTCCGGTATTGAAGGCCCGTGGACGCCCAACCCGACGCAGTGGGGTGGCGATTACTTCCGCCTACTGTTCAAATACGAATATGAGCTCGTGAAATCGCCTGCCGGTGCATACCAGTGGACGCCGATCGATCCCGAAGAAGCCGATATGGCGCCTGATGCGCGTGACCCGAACAAGAAGGTCCCGACCATCATGACCACGGCCGACATGGCGCTGAAGCGCGACCCCGAATATCGCAAGATTTCGGAGCGCTTCCTGAATAACCAGGCCGCACTGGACGATGCCTTCGCCCGCGCATGGTTCAAGCTGTGCCACCGCGATCTGGGACCCAAGTCCTGCTATCTCGGCCCGGAAGTTCCGGAAGAAGACCTGATCTGGCAGGATCCGACCCCCGCTGGCTCGACACCGTCCGACAGCGATGTGTCGAACTTCAAATCGGCAGTGCTCGATAGCGGACTGACCGTTTCCGAACTGGTGAAGGCGGCTTGGGCTTCGGCCTCCACCTTCCGCAATTCGGATCGGCGCGGCGGTGCCAATGGTGCCCGCGTCCGCCTCGCCCCGCAAAAGGACTGGGCGGCGAACGATCCGGAGGAGCTGTCCAAGGTCCTCAGCAAGCTCGACGAGCTGCGCGGCTCGCTTTCGATGGCCGATGCCATCGTGCTGGCGGGTGCCGCAGCGATCGAAAAGGCAGCCAAGGATGGCGGCTTCGAAGTGAGCGTCGAGGTCACCACGGGCCGCGGCGATGCGGGTGAAGAGCATACCGATGCTGAAAGCTTCGAGCCGCTCGAGCCATTCGCCGATGGTTTCCGCAACTATCTGAAGACCAAGGCGAGCGTGAAGACCGAGGACATGCTGGTGGACAAAGCTCACCTGCTTGGCCTCTCGATTCCGGAAATGACCGCACTGGTCGGCGGGATGCGCGCTCTTGGCGCTGTCAGCCATCATGCCGAACATGGCGACCGGATCGGCGTGTTGACCGATCGCCCGGGTGTTTTGTCCAACGACTTCTTCACCAATCTGCTGAGCATGGACACCAAGTGGACCGTCGTCGATGAAAGCGGTGACGAGGAATTCGTCGGTCGTGATCGCGAGTCGGGCGAGGAGAAATACCGCGCCACCCGCACCGATCTGGTCTTCGGATCGAACTCCCAGCTGCGCGCTATTTCGGAAGTATTTGCCGAGAATGGTGGGGAAAAACGTTTCGTAGATACGTTCATCCGTGCATGGATTAAGGTGATGGACGCAGATCGGTTTGACATCCGCTACGCAAAGTTTAGTGGGTGA
- the ahpF gene encoding alkyl hydroperoxide reductase subunit F, translating into MLDANMTTQLKTYLGNLREPITLVASLDDGKKSADTRALLEEIAALSDKVTARFDGDDARIPSFAVTRASDETRSVRFAGLPMGHEFTSLVLALLWAGGHPPKVEQDVLDTIRALDGDFDFEMYFSLSCHNCPDVVQALTLMALENPRISATLIEGGTFQSEVDERDVMAVPSTYLNGELFYNGKMSLEEILAKLDDGADAKAAEKLSAKEPFEVLVVGGGPGGVSSAIYTARKGIRTGIAAERFGGQLNDTLGIENLPGTEYTEGPKLTADLERQVAAQGDIDLMNLATASKLIPAETKGGLHSIELANGGTLKARSLILSTGARWKQLGVPGEEEYRNKGVAYCPHCDGPLFKGKRVAVIGGGNSGVEAAIDLAGIVGHVTVIEVAEELRADKVLVTKLESLSNVDIITNAQTTEITGDGSRVSGLSYTDRTTTDSHSLELEGVFVQIGLVPNTEWLKDSDLELSQYGEVVIDSHGATNLAGIFAAGDCTTVPYKQIVVAMGAGSKAALSAFDFLIRNEATPQEERVLEPA; encoded by the coding sequence ATGCTCGATGCGAACATGACGACCCAGCTCAAGACCTATCTCGGCAATCTGCGCGAGCCGATCACGCTCGTCGCATCGCTGGACGATGGGAAGAAGTCTGCGGACACGCGCGCTCTGCTCGAAGAGATTGCGGCGCTGTCCGACAAGGTGACCGCTCGCTTCGATGGCGATGATGCGCGTATACCAAGCTTTGCGGTGACCCGTGCCTCGGATGAAACGCGTTCGGTCCGCTTTGCAGGCCTGCCTATGGGCCACGAGTTCACCTCGCTGGTGCTCGCGCTGCTATGGGCAGGCGGTCATCCGCCGAAAGTTGAGCAGGACGTGCTCGACACGATCCGCGCACTCGATGGCGATTTTGATTTCGAGATGTATTTCTCGCTGAGCTGCCACAATTGCCCCGACGTGGTGCAGGCGCTGACGCTGATGGCGCTCGAAAACCCGCGCATTTCCGCGACACTTATCGAAGGTGGAACATTCCAGTCCGAAGTCGACGAACGCGATGTGATGGCGGTCCCCTCGACCTATCTGAACGGCGAGCTGTTCTACAACGGCAAGATGAGTCTTGAGGAAATCCTCGCCAAGCTGGACGATGGCGCCGATGCGAAAGCGGCAGAAAAGCTTTCCGCCAAGGAGCCGTTCGAAGTGCTCGTAGTGGGCGGCGGCCCCGGCGGCGTGTCCTCGGCCATCTACACTGCGCGCAAGGGCATTCGCACCGGTATCGCTGCCGAACGCTTCGGCGGCCAGTTGAACGACACGCTCGGCATCGAGAATCTGCCCGGCACCGAATATACCGAAGGCCCCAAGCTGACGGCGGACCTAGAGCGGCAGGTGGCCGCACAGGGCGACATCGACCTGATGAACCTCGCCACAGCCAGCAAGCTGATCCCTGCGGAAACCAAGGGCGGCCTGCACTCGATTGAACTAGCGAATGGCGGCACGCTGAAGGCGCGCTCGTTGATCCTTTCGACCGGTGCGCGGTGGAAGCAGCTCGGCGTGCCGGGTGAAGAGGAATATCGCAACAAGGGCGTTGCCTATTGCCCGCACTGCGATGGCCCGCTGTTTAAGGGCAAGCGCGTCGCCGTGATCGGAGGCGGCAATTCGGGCGTGGAAGCCGCGATCGACCTCGCAGGCATCGTCGGCCACGTCACCGTGATCGAAGTCGCCGAGGAACTGCGCGCGGACAAGGTGCTGGTGACGAAGCTGGAAAGCCTTTCCAATGTCGACATTATTACCAATGCGCAGACGACCGAGATCACCGGCGATGGCAGTCGCGTGTCGGGCCTGAGCTATACCGACCGCACTACTACGGACAGCCACAGCCTCGAACTCGAAGGCGTGTTCGTGCAGATCGGCCTCGTCCCCAACACCGAATGGCTGAAGGATAGCGACCTTGAACTCAGCCAGTATGGCGAAGTGGTGATCGACAGCCACGGTGCGACAAATCTGGCGGGCATCTTTGCCGCCGGTGACTGTACCACCGTGCCTTACAAGCAAATCGTGGTGGCGATGGGCGCTGGTTCCAAGGCGGCACTTTCCGCCTTCGATTTCCTGATCCGCAACGAAGCGACACCGCAGGAAGAGCGAGTTCTCGAGCCTGCATAG
- the ahpC gene encoding alkyl hydroperoxide reductase subunit C codes for MGIIGSQIKPFKATAFQAGKDFFEVTDEDVKGKWAVFFFYPADFTFVCPTELEDMGEKYEMLQGMGVEVYGVSTDTHFSHKAWHDTSERIGKLTFPFLGDQNHILARNFDVLREEMGLADRATFVVDPDGVIQIMEQTCEGVGRNANELTRKIKAAQYVRENPGQVCPAAWEEDSETLSPSLDLVGKI; via the coding sequence TTGGGTATTATCGGAAGCCAGATCAAACCGTTCAAAGCCACCGCTTTTCAGGCCGGCAAGGACTTTTTCGAAGTCACCGACGAAGACGTGAAGGGCAAGTGGGCCGTATTCTTCTTCTACCCGGCGGACTTCACCTTCGTGTGCCCGACCGAACTGGAAGACATGGGCGAAAAGTACGAAATGCTTCAGGGCATGGGCGTCGAAGTCTACGGCGTGTCGACCGACACCCACTTCAGCCACAAGGCATGGCATGACACCAGCGAGCGTATCGGCAAGCTGACTTTCCCGTTCCTGGGTGACCAGAACCACATCCTCGCGCGCAATTTCGATGTGCTGCGCGAAGAAATGGGCCTTGCCGACCGTGCGACTTTCGTCGTCGATCCCGATGGCGTGATCCAGATCATGGAGCAGACCTGCGAAGGCGTGGGCCGCAATGCCAATGAACTGACGCGCAAGATCAAGGCCGCTCAGTACGTCCGCGAAAACCCCGGTCAGGTGTGCCCGGCCGCATGGGAAGAAGACAGCGAGACGCTGAGCCCGTCGCTCGATCTTGTCGGCAAGATTTAA
- a CDS encoding septal ring lytic transglycosylase RlpA family protein, whose amino-acid sequence MRTDTRTVPINHAMPSRRERLRAFMQLKSQRRMLLGGVTALAALTIGLGAALWQDRSSAEVVRLGEGVASVDAQPVAALEPLAMPEPAPSPSESAMASGEASYYGEELAGNRTANGEVFDPSRLTAAHRTLPLGSRVRVTNPRNGDSVVVRINDRGPYHGNRVIDLSTAAAREIGLIRSGTGNVNLALLIS is encoded by the coding sequence ATGAGAACTGACACCCGGACCGTCCCGATCAATCACGCCATGCCATCGCGAAGAGAGCGCCTGCGCGCCTTTATGCAGCTCAAATCGCAGCGTCGCATGCTGCTCGGCGGAGTGACCGCGCTGGCAGCGCTCACCATCGGGCTTGGTGCAGCTTTGTGGCAGGATCGCTCTTCTGCAGAAGTCGTTCGCCTTGGAGAAGGCGTAGCCAGTGTTGATGCGCAGCCTGTCGCCGCGCTTGAGCCTCTCGCCATGCCCGAACCTGCGCCTTCCCCATCGGAAAGCGCGATGGCGAGCGGTGAAGCCAGCTATTACGGGGAAGAGCTTGCCGGCAACCGGACTGCGAATGGCGAAGTCTTCGATCCCAGCCGGTTGACCGCCGCGCATCGCACGTTGCCCCTGGGCAGCCGTGTCCGCGTGACCAATCCGCGAAATGGCGATAGCGTAGTCGTAAGGATCAACGATCGCGGGCCGTATCACGGGAACCGCGTGATCGACCTTTCGACCGCAGCCGCGCGCGAAATCGGCTTGATCCGTTCGGGCACCGGCAACGTCAATCTTGCCCTGCTGATAAGCTAA
- the aroC gene encoding chorismate synthase, with protein MSWNTFGRVFRFTTWGESHGPALGVVVDGCPPGLELSEKDIQPFLDARKPGQNRFTTQRREEDEVRILSGTFEGRTTGTPISLMIENTDQRSKDYSEVAKAYRPGHADYTYDAKYGFRDYRGGGRSSARETAARVAAGAIARLVIPEVTITGWTEAIGPHAMDYANFEAGQIRANPFFCPDPQAAKAWEGVIDATRKAGSSLGATVACEARGVPAGWGAPIYAKLDSEIAAAMMTINATKGVEIGDGFAAARLSGEENADTMQPGEDGEIAFGANHSGGTAGGISTGQPVLTRVAFKPTSSILTPVDTITKEGEATQIQTKGRHDPCVGIRGVPVVEAMMALVLADQKLLHRAQVAER; from the coding sequence ATGAGCTGGAACACATTCGGACGCGTATTTCGCTTCACCACCTGGGGGGAAAGCCACGGGCCTGCGCTGGGCGTGGTCGTGGACGGGTGCCCGCCGGGCCTCGAGCTCTCCGAAAAGGACATCCAGCCGTTCCTCGATGCGCGCAAGCCGGGGCAGAACCGCTTCACAACCCAGCGGCGCGAGGAAGATGAAGTGCGCATTCTCTCGGGCACTTTCGAAGGCCGCACCACCGGCACTCCGATCAGCTTGATGATCGAGAATACGGACCAGCGCAGCAAGGATTACAGCGAGGTCGCCAAGGCATACCGCCCCGGCCACGCCGACTACACCTATGACGCGAAATACGGCTTTCGCGATTATCGCGGCGGTGGCCGGTCGAGCGCGAGAGAGACTGCAGCGCGGGTAGCGGCAGGGGCGATTGCGCGGCTTGTGATTCCGGAAGTCACCATCACCGGCTGGACCGAGGCGATCGGCCCGCACGCCATGGACTATGCCAATTTCGAAGCGGGGCAGATCCGCGCCAACCCGTTTTTCTGCCCCGACCCGCAAGCAGCAAAGGCGTGGGAAGGCGTGATAGATGCAACCCGCAAGGCCGGTTCCTCGCTCGGCGCGACAGTCGCCTGCGAAGCGCGCGGTGTACCCGCCGGCTGGGGCGCGCCGATCTATGCCAAGCTCGACAGCGAAATCGCCGCCGCGATGATGACGATCAATGCCACCAAGGGCGTGGAAATCGGCGACGGTTTTGCTGCCGCGAGGCTCTCAGGCGAAGAGAACGCAGACACGATGCAGCCCGGCGAAGACGGCGAGATAGCGTTCGGCGCGAACCATTCAGGCGGCACGGCAGGCGGCATTTCGACCGGCCAACCGGTTCTCACCCGCGTGGCCTTCAAGCCCACCAGTTCCATCCTGACCCCGGTCGATACGATCACGAAGGAAGGCGAAGCGACCCAAATCCAGACCAAGGGCCGCCACGACCCCTGCGTCGGCATTCGCGGCGTGCCGGTGGTCGAAGCGATGATGGCGCTAGTGCTGGCGGACCAGAAGCTGCTGCACCGCGCTCAAGTAGCGGAGCGATAG
- the ruvA gene encoding Holliday junction branch migration protein RuvA: MIAKLSGRLDETGEDWAIVDVQGVGYLVHCSTKTLAALGNVGEACTVHTDLQVSENDMRLLGFAESSERDWFRLLTQVQGVGSKVALAILSALSTGELRDACAAQDAATVARAQGVGPKLAGRIVNELKDKAGALPGGGGVAGATAVSRAGGASADAVSALQNLGFKPAVAAQAVARAQEELGEGAGEGDLIRVALKKAAG; this comes from the coding sequence ATGATTGCAAAGCTATCGGGACGCTTGGACGAAACCGGCGAGGATTGGGCCATCGTGGATGTGCAGGGCGTGGGCTATCTCGTCCACTGCTCGACCAAGACGCTGGCCGCGCTCGGCAATGTGGGAGAAGCCTGCACCGTTCACACCGACTTGCAGGTGAGCGAGAACGACATGCGCCTGCTCGGCTTTGCCGAAAGCTCGGAGCGCGACTGGTTCCGCCTGCTGACCCAGGTGCAAGGGGTGGGGTCCAAAGTGGCGCTCGCGATCCTTTCGGCCCTTTCGACCGGCGAACTGCGCGATGCCTGCGCCGCTCAGGACGCCGCAACCGTGGCGCGCGCGCAGGGCGTCGGGCCGAAGCTGGCCGGGCGCATTGTGAACGAGCTGAAGGACAAGGCGGGCGCGCTTCCGGGTGGCGGCGGCGTGGCTGGAGCAACAGCAGTCTCGCGCGCTGGCGGGGCGAGCGCCGATGCGGTGAGCGCGCTGCAGAACCTCGGCTTCAAGCCCGCCGTGGCCGCACAGGCCGTGGCGCGCGCGCAGGAGGAACTGGGCGAAGGGGCGGGCGAGGGCGACCTCATCCGCGTGGCACTGAAGAAGGCGGCAGGGTGA
- a CDS encoding DsrE family protein, with product MRFLAILAAAILATPVAAQDMPEGFATGPVFEDFGPHVAVEGIPTFPRPTAFRHSFDVARRADEGTRNRGFESAARFVNMHAANGIDPSRIHTAVVVHGSAVLDLLTDEALAARPREEGEAAASNGSAVMVRAMLDHGVRFIVCGQSATAQGVTADDLIPGVEMALSAMTAHALLQQQGYTVNPF from the coding sequence ATGCGTTTTCTAGCAATCTTAGCAGCTGCAATACTCGCCACCCCCGTAGCCGCGCAGGACATGCCCGAAGGCTTCGCGACCGGCCCGGTGTTCGAGGACTTCGGCCCGCATGTGGCGGTGGAGGGCATCCCGACTTTCCCGCGACCGACCGCGTTCCGCCACAGCTTCGATGTCGCCCGCCGCGCCGATGAAGGCACGCGCAATCGCGGCTTCGAAAGCGCCGCGCGCTTCGTCAACATGCACGCTGCCAATGGCATCGACCCGTCGCGGATCCATACCGCGGTGGTGGTGCACGGTAGCGCCGTGCTCGACCTGCTGACTGACGAGGCATTGGCCGCGCGTCCACGCGAAGAGGGCGAGGCGGCGGCGTCCAACGGCAGTGCCGTCATGGTGCGCGCGATGCTCGATCATGGCGTACGCTTCATCGTCTGCGGGCAGAGCGCCACCGCGCAGGGCGTCACCGCCGATGACCTGATTCCCGGCGTGGAAATGGCTCTCTCCGCCATGACCGCCCACGCGCTGCTGCAACAGCAGGGCTATACGGTGAACCCGTTTTGA